In one window of Notolabrus celidotus isolate fNotCel1 chromosome 15, fNotCel1.pri, whole genome shotgun sequence DNA:
- the LOC117827422 gene encoding aquaporin-1-like: MREFKSKEFWRAVLAELVGMTLFIFLSLATAIGNKNNNNPDQEVKVALGFGLAIATLAQSLGHISGAHLNPAVTLGMLASCQISVFKAVMYIIAQMLGSALASGIMFGARPSSTDALGLNSLSPGVTPSQGVGIELLATFQLVLCVIAVTDKRRRDVTGSAPLAIGLSVCLGHLAAISYTGCGINPARSFGPALIMNDFTNHWVYWVGPMCGGVAAALIYDFLLSPKFDDFPERVKVLVSGPVGDYDVNGGNDTTTVEMSSK, from the exons ATGAGAGAGTTCAAGAGCAAGGAATTCTGGAGAGCCGTCCTGGCCGAACTGGTTGGCATGACCCTTTTCATTTTCCTCAGCCTGGCCACTGCTATTgggaacaagaacaacaacaacccaGACCAGGAGGTGAAGGTGGCTCTGGGCTTTGGACTGGCCATCGCCACACTGGCTCAAAGTTTAGGCCACATCAGCGGAGCCCACCTGAACCCTGCGGTCACCCTTGGGATGCTCGCCAGCTGCCAGATCAGTGTGTTCAAGGCTGTCATGTACATCATTGCCCAGATGCTGGGTTCTGCTCTGGCCAGTGGCATTATGTTCGGAGCACGTCCAAGTTCCACTGATGCACTGGGGCTCAACTCT CTCAGCCCTGGTGTCACTCCCAGCCAAGGCGTGGGCATCGAGCTCCTGGCAACCTTCCAGTTGGTGCTGTGTGTCATTGCAGTCACTGATAAAAGACGGCGTGATGTCACCGGCTCAGCACCCTTGGCCATTGGCCTCTCGGTCTGCCTTGGACACTTGGCAGCG ATCAGCTACACAGGCTGCGGCATCAACCCTGCTCGCTCCTTTGGTCCAGCTTTGATCATGAACGATTTCACGAACCACTGG GTGTACTGGGTGGGACCAATGTGTGGCGGTGTAGCAGCAGCCCTCATATACGACTTCCTGCTGTCTCCAAAATTTGATGACTTCCCTGAGCGAGTGAAAGTCCTCGTCAGCGGCCCGGTTGGCGACTATGATGTCAATGGAGGCAACGACACTACAACCGTGGAAATGTCTTCAAAATAG